The following coding sequences are from one Dermacentor silvarum isolate Dsil-2018 chromosome 4, BIME_Dsil_1.4, whole genome shotgun sequence window:
- the LOC119448783 gene encoding amiloride-sensitive sodium channel subunit beta-like, whose amino-acid sequence MGFSFFSSTFDSHYGNCFCFHCGSNEQKNEEFYQYQTAASPEDGLELVLDAQAHEYLPTSMEMGFVVMVHGHGFRPVLCNDAVFAEPGYVTYISLTMEKRTALPEPYQYPCRSRWPHSLRGFSLNNSMYTREDCLYVCQQDHTRRMCGCENRDLPTTSNRRGSKAYPICEESREQCVREVQVIMNLESAENLCKCHRSCVNLDYHREVSRAALPEGLGSH is encoded by the exons ATGGGGTTCTC GTTCTTCAGCTCGACGTTCGACTCGCACTACGGCAATTGCTTCTGTTTCCACTGTGGCTCGAATGAACAGAAGAATGAAGAGTTCTACCAGTACCAGACGGCCGCATCTCCTGAAGACG GGTTGGAGCTCGTGTTGGACGCCCAGGCGCACGAGTATCTGCCCACCTCGATGGAGATGGGGTTCGTGGTCATGGTGCACGGACACGGCTTCCGTCCCGTACTCTGCAACGACGCCGTGTTCGCGGAGCCCGGATACGTGACCTACATCAGCCTCACGATG GAGAAAAGGACAGCACTTCCGGAGCCTTACCAATATCCGTGCCGCAGCCGTTGGCCTCACTCTTTGAGGGGCTTCAGCCTCAACAACAGCATGTACACCAGGGAG GACTGCCTCTACGTGTGCCAACAGGACCACACGCGTCGCATGTGCGGCTGCGAGAATCGCGACCTGCCCACCACATCGAACAGGAGGGGCAGCAAGGCATACCCCATCTGTGAAG AGTCGCGGGAGCAGTGCGTCAGGGAAGTGCAAGTCATCATGAACCTTGAGTCAGCAGAGAATCTGTGCAAGTGCCACCGGTCATGCGT AAACTTAGATTACCACAGGGAGGTCTCACGAGCTGCATTGCCAGAG GGCCTTGGCTCGCATTAG